The following coding sequences lie in one Mus musculus strain C57BL/6J chromosome 11, GRCm38.p6 C57BL/6J genomic window:
- the Gast gene encoding gastrin preproprotein, with product MPRLCVYMLVLVLALATFSEASWKPRSQLQDASSGPGTNEDLEQRQFNKLGSASHHRRQLGPQGPQHFIADLSKKQRPRMEEEEEAYGWMDFGRRSAEEDQ from the exons ATGCCTcgactgtgtgtgtacatgctggtCTTAGTGCTGGCTCTAGCTACCTTCTCGGAAGCTTCTTGGAAGCCCCGCTCCCAGCTACAGGATGCATCATCTGGACCAGGGACCAATGAGGACCTGGAACAGCGCCAGTTCAACAAGCTGGGCTCAGCCTCTCACCATCGAAGGCAGCTGGGGCCCCAGGGTCCTCAACACTTCATAGCAG ACCTGTCCAAGAAGCAGAGGCCACgaatggaggaagaagaagaggcctACGGATGGATGGACTTTGGCCGCCGCAGTGCTGAGGAAGACCAGTAG